Genomic window (Candidatus Diapherotrites archaeon):
GCACGGCAAAAGAGACAATAAAACAAATGTAAGCAATGACAACCCAGTTATCACAGGCAAGATTGCTTTGGCGCACTTGAACGAGTTCCCAGATTATTACACGAGGCTATACAAAATGGAGAAAGAAGCTGAGAAATTCCACAGCAAGAAAAATAGAAAATCAAAATAGCAATTTCAATTTAATTCCGTTCTCTCTTGCCAGTCCAATTATTTCCTTTCGCGTTTCGTTCCAGTATGATTCAGAAACCAGAATTTTCCTGAAGTCTTCTTCGCTCAGCTTTTTTTGCATGAGCATTTTCACCCAGTAGTACAAGTTAAGCTTGTCCACGAAAGCGTAATCCACTATGCCTTTCAGGTCAGAGAAAACTTTTTTTAGGTCAGTGAAATTTGGTAGGATTGGCCCAATGAAGGCATAGTTCTTGATTCCTGCTTCATGCAATTTCCTTAGTGCCTTAATCCTCTCGCTGTGAGGCGAGGTAAGAGGCTCGAATTTCCTTTGGTTGATTTCATCCAAACCTGTGATTGTAAGGCCTACTTCAATTGAATCAAGCTTCTTGAGCAAGTCAATGTCCCTTAGAACCAACTTGTTTTTTGTGAGGATTGAAAGGGGGAAGTTTTTTTTTGCAAGGAGCTCAAGGATTTTTCTTGTTAGCATGTATTTTGCTTCAATTGCTTGGTAAGGGTCTGTAACAGAGCTTAGCATTATCTCTCCAGGCTTCCTTTTCTTTAATTCCTTTCTGAGCACTTCAATTGCATTTGCTTTGACGTGGACGAATGAGCCCCATTCCATTTCTTCCTCAGAGAATTTTCTCATGAATGTAGCGTAGCAGTAAATGCAACCGTTCATGCATCCCATGTAAGGATTTATTGCGTAATCGCAGCCGGGAATTCCGGATTTATTCAAAAGGCTCTTACACTGGATTTCTTTTACCTGCATTACAGATTCTTTGAAAGGAACTCTTTTAGTTTTTTGTTCTTGCAGGCAGAAAGGATTCCTTCTTTTACAAGAACCTTGTATTTCTTTTTTATCTGCTTTGAGATGAAGCCCTTTTTTCTTTTCCGTTTTTCCATGAATTCTCTTGCGAGAGAGGAAGCGTGAACGTGCTTTCTTGGGATTATAACGTGAATTCTTCCCTTGATTATTTTTTCTCCTGTCCTTGCAGCGTGTTTTTCCAGGAACTTTTTCTTGTGCTTGAGCATTTCTATTGGTGGGCCTGCATGCAGTCTTGTTTTCTTTAACTTCAATTTTTTTAGTTCGATTAGGATGGCCATTGATTTCTGCTGGTCGCTCCATGTGTGCTCGTTCAAAACCTTGAATTCGTGTTTTTTTAGTTCTGCTGCAAGCTGCCCTGCAATCTTTTTTAATTGCCCGAAAACAACGTCTTCATGTATTTTGCTGTAAGGGATTTCAATTAGCATTAATTCTTTTTTTTCCAGTTTTTTCTTTAATTTTTTTGAACTCAAAATTTTGGTTGGCTTCGGGAAAAAGAATTCTGCTGAAGGCTTTTGAATGAATTTCTCGGCATTTTCCTTGAATTTTTGGAACTGTTTTAGTGAAACAGCTGCAGCAGCATTTCTTTCCTTGTCTGTAGGGTCAATTACAATTAAAGGTGTGCCAAATTTTTTTCTTAGCGCAGGAAAATCTTTTTTTGTGTAATAATGCTCCAAGTCTATTACTTCCCCCTTCTTCCATTTCCCTGAGGCTTTGAGGACATTCAGGAAATTCCCTCTATTTAGTACAAGCAATTCTGTCAGGTATCCAGAAAACCCCTGCACTTTCAGTTCTGCTCCGTAGCAGTCAATTGCCTTCAGGAATTTTTTTAAGAGCCTTATTTCGTCTTTCATTTTTTCTGTTAGTCTTTCCTGCAGATAAGAATTATGGAAGGGCGTCCTGTCCACTGCAGAAATTCTTTCAGTTGCTTTTCCCACCTTGTATGCAGGAATCAATTCTATTTCCAGGCCCTTGAATTTTGCTTTAAGGTAAGGGTGCTGGCCGAAATCTATTTCATATTTCAGGCCTTCAACTGTTTTTTTTGCAATCCTCAGGCCTTCACTTTCAAGTTCTTTATGGTGAAGGCTTTTAGGGAACAGGATGAATATGTCAATGTCTTTGTCTTCCTTTAATTGCGTGCCTCGCGCAATAGAGCCTGCCACAATCGCCTCCAAATGTTTTCCTTTCAATTTCATTATTCTCTGAATCATTTTTTTTGAGGCGTAATTCTCTTTTTTTATTTCTTCTTCTGTTGGCCTGATTCTTTTTATTGTTTTTTCCAGCAAGGCCCTAATTCTTGCGTTTTGCATATAAAATCAATTAATTTATGGAAAACATTAAATATTATCTTTTTCAATTAATATAGGTGTTGTTTTAAAATGGAAATCTTAAAGCCAAGAGAGCCCGCTAAACCTGTTGCTCCAGAGAAAACTGACATTGCTGATTCTTACGGAGAAATTGTAATCCATGAAAGATATCCCTGCTTTTATTACCAAGTAAAAAAGGCTTCTCTCACTGAAGATGAATTAAAATTTGCTGACCTCTTAAGAAAGGTAATCATGAGAACCCTCACTGTAGGGGAAATCCTTTCTGCTTACCAGAAGACAATATCAAAAAAATTCCTGCAGGAATTCTCTGACCAGATAATTAAGACAATTGAATTGAACGAAGCAATTCAAAGGATTCCTGACATTGAAACGCTCTCCACACTAAAAATGAATTTGATTGCGCTCATAAAGGAATACCTTCCGTTCATTCCCCACGAGAAATCCTTTGTTGATGAAGTCCTTGATTTCACTATTGGATATGGGCTTCTTGCGCCTTTAATGAGGGACGACTGGCTTGAAGAAATAATGATTAATGGTTACAGCAAGCCTGTCTTTGTATTCCACAAGCGCTTCGGCATGTGCGAAACAAACCTTGAGATAAAGCAGGACGGCGAAGTAAACAAGCTGATTTTAAGGATAGCAAAAACTGTTAACAAGGAAATAAACGATAATTCGCCATTGCTTGACGCAAGGCTCCCTGACGGAAGCAGGGCAAACGCAACATCTTCTTATGCAACGCCTTTCGGCCCAAGCCTCACAATAAGAAAATTCAGCAGGATTCCCTTAAGCGTAATTGACTTGATTGCAAACAATACCATGACCTCTGAAGTAGGAGGCTTTCTCTGGACAATGGTTGAAGGCCTCTCAATTGAACCAATGAATATTCTTGTTACGGGAGGCTCAGGCACAGGAAAGACAACAACCTTAAACGCATTAATCTCTTTTGTGAGTTTTAGCGATAGGGTAATTACAATTGAGGATACACCTGAACTACACTTAGGTGACAGAAAGAACTGGATTCAAATGGAGGCAAAGCCTTCAATCACTAACACAGTTGAAATCACAATGGATGACTTGCTGAAGAACGCCCTGAGAATGAGACCTGACAGGCTTGTAATAGGTGAAGTAAGGGGAAAGGAGGCAATGACCCTATTCACTGCAATGGACACAGGCCACAAGGGAATTATGGGAACATTGCATTCAAACAGTGGCAGAGAAATGGTCACAAGACTGAAAAGCCATCCAATGAGCGTCCCAGAGGTAATGATTCCATTGCTTGACCTTCTTGTAGTGCAGTACAGGATGTACTCAAAAGATAAAGGAATTATAAGAAGGATAGCACAGATTTCAGAGATAAGCAGGATGGAGGACACAATACTATTGGGGGAGATCTACACTTGGAACAGGGAGAAGGACTTGCTTGAAAGAACAGACATTCCTGCCCACGTGACAGAGGTATTAGCAGATGCAACCAACCGCACAAAAAAAGACGTAATAAAAGAAATCAAGATAAGGCAGAAGATACTTGAATGGATGATGGCCTCAAATATAAGAACTAATTCAGAAGTAGAAAAAATAATACAGGAATACTACTACAATCCAACCTCAGTCTTAGAAAAGGTTTCAGTGGACATACAATAATTATTTTTTTAATTCAAATCTTTTTATTACAAAATATTTTGGGCCCTTAGGGCTCAAAACAGACTCCATCAAATCAACTGAAGTAATTGGAATTTTCTGGCACTTCATTCCCTGATTCAATTCCTTCACCAATTCCTCCACTTCACTTCTCTTCATTCCCTTCACCCTTGCAAGAGTAACGTGCGCGCTGAACCTTTCGTCTTCAACCCCAATCAATTCACTTAATTTCCTGTAGATTGCCTCAATCTCTTTTTTTCCTTCCTTTACCCCAAGCCAGATTACTCTCCCATTGAAATGCCCTGCGCCCTCCAGAACAGCATTAAATGCAGACAACTCTTTAATTGCACTCAATTTTTCTTCTAATTCCTTTACTGCCTCTTCATTCAGGTAACCCAAAAAAAGCATTGTGACATGCAGGTTCTCTTCTTCCACTACCTTGCATTTCTTTCCGTCAATCTTACAGCTTATGCTGTCGCAGACCTCTTTTTTTGTTTCTTCAGGCAAATTAATTACAATGAAGACGCGCTTGTTCATATTTTCCACTCTAATTCTTTTTTGAGCAGTAACTCAAATTTTTTTAGCTGCAGGTAATTTTTCTTTAATTTCTGGTTTGCTTTTTTGACAATGAACTCCAAGTAATCTTTTTCAACCAAATCCTTGCCCTTAAATTTCAAAGGAAGGGCCATTGACTGTGTTCCAATCAATTCCATTAAAAATTTTCCTTCGACTGCGACCATTATTCCCAGTCTTTTTATTCCTGCCTTGCGTGCAATTGAGAGAAGGCTGTTTGCGTTATGCAGGGAATTGGCTCCAATGTGCAGGATGAAGGGCTCCTGCTTGAACCAGAGCTCAGGCTCATTCAAAGGCTTTTTCATTGCGCTCAAAACCTCGCTCAATTTCACTTTCCTGTGCCATTTTTTCAGAAAAGACGCTTCCCTCTTGCTTTCTTCTTCATCTGTCTTCAACAAAATAATTCTTCCAGCGCAAGTGCTTGCAGTAAAAAATTCAGGCAAGGAAAAAAGCAACTTGCAGAGTGAAACAACCTGCTTGTCTGCCATTCCTTCTTTCACTGCCTGCAAAAACCTTTTCTTGTGCCTCTCTTTCACCATCTTAAACCTAACTTCAGCAAGGCTTTTTTCCTTCAATTAAATGCACCTTCACTCCAAGTGGATTCTTTTCACCTTAATTTTGTTTTCTTCGATTTCAATTATATTTGCAAGCCCGTATTTTAAGGGTCCAACATTAATGCACTTTGTTTTTTTCAGCATGACTTCTCCGCCTGCCTCATGCACGTGGCCGCACAAATTCAGCAATGGCTGTTCCTCTTCAGTTATTTTCCTGACTGCCTCTGACCCTATATGCATTCCGTTTCTGCTTAAATCAATTTTTGTGTTCTTTGGGGGGGAATGAGTCAAAAGGATTGTTCTGCCTGAATTGCCTGCCTCTTCGAATAATTTTTTTAGGGTTTCATAAATTTCTTTTTCCTGGAACACGATGTCCCCCACGCTTTTCACTGAGCCTCCAAAGCCGATGAAATCATATCCCTTAAATTCTGCTTTTTTGGCGTGCAGGCTCAATTCCTTTTCTTCAAAGAACTCTATTACTTCTCTTGTGTCAAGGTTTCCTGGCACAAAAAATATTTTCTTGCAGATTTTCTCCAATTCCATCAGGCCTTTTTCTGCGTCATCCCTTGAGCCGTAGCTTGTAATATCGCCTGCAATTGCAATCAATTCAACTGAATCCTTTCCTTCTTTTATTTTTTCCCTGAGCTTTTCTATTGCCCCAAAATTTGAATGAATGTCACTCAAAGCCAGCAATTTCATGCAAAACACTTTAAATTTTTAATCTATGATAAATCATTATACAGTGAAAAAGATGTTTAAAACAATAGGGGTTCTAGTTTTTTTTGTGCTGGTTGCTTCAGGGGCTTTCGCCACAATTTCAATGCTCAAGCCTTACGATAAGGCCCTCGAGGACGGCAGCACCCTGAACTTGGGCGAGACAGCAAAGCTTTCCCAGGGCGAAACACTGGAATTAATTTTTTCTGTTGACTCAAAGGAAGGATTCAACTGGAATCAGGCATACGTGGAGGAAAGCACTCTCCCTGCAAATTGGAGCCAGGAGAAATCAATCATTTATGGCGAACAGATAGGCCTTAAAATGAAAATTGCAGGAGACGCATTGGATGGAACTCAAAGGCTGAAAATAATCCTTGCCTCTGACAGCAAGACAGAATCATTTGATTTAATTCTGTTCATAAAAAAAGGCCTCTTGAGCGCAAACATCCAAGGCCTTGACAGGGCCGTAAAAGTAGGAGACACAGTGGCATACAATGTAACAATAGGAAATGACTCAATTGCAGACCACACTGTAATAATTTCCTCAGACCTTCCAAGCTACTGGATGAAAGAAAAAGAGGTTACAGTGAAAGGCAAGGAATTCGTGAAAACAACCTTTACTGTTGTGCCCAAAACCTATGGCGAAAGAAAATTCAACTTCATCCTTAAATCGAAACTGAATGACTCTTCAATAAACTCCTTTGAGGCAATCCTCAGAGTTCAACCAACAATTGAAAGCAAGTTCTTCAATGCCTTGTACGGCTTCCCCTTCTTCAGCCCAACCTTAACACCTTACTACCTCATAAATTCCTTTTTGGCCCTCATAACAAAATCAGTCTGATTCTTTCATGAACTGGAAAAAATATTCTATTAGGATAATTCAGGAAATAGAGAAAAGAAAAATTCATTCAGGAAAGGAATTGAATGAACTAAAGCTGAAGCTTTGTGAGGAGCTCCAACTAAAAGAAATGCCTTCAAATGCCACAATTCTCTCCTATGCAAAAAAGCCTGGCAAAGAATTAATCCAATTGCTTAAGACAAAGCCCATCCGCTCAATAAGCGGCATTGCTTCTGTGGCAATAATGGCTGCGCCCCAGAAATGCCCTGGCGAATGCTCTTACTGCCCTAACAGCTTGATTGAATCAAATATGCCTAAAAGCTATACTGGCTTGGAGCCTGCAACAATGCGCGCAATAGCAAATTCCTTTGACCCAAAAAAACAGATAGAGAACAGGATAGAGCAATTGAATGCAACAGGCCATTCAACACAGAAAATAGAATTAATAATAATGGGGGGAACATTCCTTGCCTCCGCCCAGAATTACCAGAAGAGGTTCATGCAATCCTGCTATAAAGCAGTAACTGGAAGAAGGACTTCCTCAATGCAGGAAGCATTAAAAGAATTGGAGAAAACAAGAAACAGGCTTGTAGGCATTACATTTGAAACAAGGCCTGACTTCTGCAATAAAAAAGAAATAAACAGGATGCTCTTATTTGGCGGGACAAGAGTGGAATTAGGCGTCCAAAACCCTGACAATGAAATATACAGGAAAATAAGCAGGGGCCACACAGTAAAAGAAGTAATCAATGCAACCCAATTGCTCAAGGACTCTGCATTCAAGGTATGCTATCACTTGATGCCAGGCCTTCCCTTCTCTAACCCAAGAAAAGACCTTGCAATGTTCAAGAAAATTTTTTCAAGGAATGAATTCAAGCCAGACATGGCGAAGATTTACCCGTGCCTTGTAATAAAAGGCACGAAATTGTACGAGCAATGGAGGAAAGGATTGTATGAACCTTATTCCACTGAAGAGGCAGCAGAACTCATAGCAAAAGCAAAATCTTTTTTCCCAAAATGGGTGAGGGTAATGAGAGTGCAGAGGGACATTCCTTCAACTGTTGTTGCAGCAGGAGTAAAGCACACAAACCTAAGGCAATTAATAGAAGAAAAAATGAAAGAAAAAGGAATAAAATGCAATTGCATTAGGTGCAGGGAGATAGGCCACGCCCTCCTGAAAAAGCCTGAAATAGAAGAAGAATTAAGTGAACCAAAAATTCTGGTCGAAGAATACAATGCAAACAAAGGAAAAGAATTTTTCATTTCCTTGGAAGACACAAAAAACAATTTATTGTATGGATTCTGCCGCCTCAGAAAGCCTTTCAATCCCTTCAGAAAGGAAATAAACGAGAGAACTGTTTTGGTGAGGGAGCTTCATATTTACTCTGAAAGCCTTCCATTAAAAGTGAAACCTCATAAAAGGGAATTCCAGCACAGGGGCTTCGGAAAAAAGCTCCTAGAGAAAGCAGAGGAAATTGCAGCAGAAGAATTGGGCTGCAAAAAGCTCCTTGTAATTTCAGGCTTGGGGGTAAAAGAGTACTACAAGAAGCTGGGTTTTAAGGATGACGGTTTATATGTTTCAAAGAGCATTGCATAAGTGAAAAAAAATGGATGAATTCATCATTGCATTAATTGTAATTTCTTTTGCCTTGATTGCAGTGCTTGCCTATTTCTTTTACCGCAAGGCACTGCAGTTAGAAAGAGAATTAAATCAGCTTGCTTTCGATAAATCCAGCCAGTCAGTGAAGTATGGGAGAATTTCAGAGCAATGGATTCCTTTATCAGAGAAGTTTCCCTTCGAAAAAGACAAATTCAAGTTTTTAGGCCAGCCAATTGACGGCATAGTCTTCGGCGATGACTCCATAATCTTCTGCGAGTTCAAATCAACAGACACAGCGCAATTAAATGAAGCCCAAAAGAAAGTAAAAGAGCTGGTGAAACAAAAAAAGATTGAATGGTTTGAGATGAAATTGCATCAATAGTTCACCTTGAATCTCAGGAATGCAATCATTCCCCCAAAGCCTTCCAGGATTTTTCCGGCTTCGTGCTGTGAACTCACCACAAGTATTATGCTCTTGGATTGCTCCAGTTTTTCAATCAGTTTCTCGGCTTCCTCTCTTTCCACGAGCAATTTAGTGTCAGAAATAAGGAGTTCTTTTATTGCCCCTGATTCTGCTGCCTTCTCTATTTCTTTTATTCCGTATGCAATGAGCTCTGAGCCCCTCTTTATTTCAATGAGGGCGTTTTCCACAAGCCTTGTTTCCTCTGCCACAAGGGAATCTACAATTATTTTCTCGATTACCCCTGATTTAGCCAATTCATTCAGTCCTGTTATTCCCACAGAATTGGTTGATTCAGTGAAGAAGTTCCCCTTAAAGTTTTTTTCTTTAAGATACTTCTCGAAGTCTTCTTTTGTGAAGCCAGGGCCTGCAATTATCACTTTGTCGAACTTGCTGTCATTTATTTTCTGCAAAAGCTCAGAGAAGTATTTGTTCTCTTTTTCTTTCTCCTGCTTGAACTGCTTTCCGTGCCTTTCAGACCTGATGGAAAATTTTAAGTCAAAGCCGAAGTCTTTCACTAAAGCAAAGTCTGCCTGCTCGTCATCCAGTAACACAACCAATAATTTCGGCTTGTTTGTAGAGCTTACAGCTTTCTTGATTCTCTCTATCTGGTACTGCTTCAATTTCTTTTTTTTGACCTGAATCTTTGTCCCTAACCCTACCTCAATCGCGTGATGTGCTCCAAGCTCAAGGAATTCCTCTGGCTTCATTGAAGTCATTGGCCCTGAAATCCTTAACTGCACTGCATCCTTGTGGAATTCAATTTTTTCCACTTCAACTTCGACCATGACAGGAATTTTTTCTGCTTTAGTGCCTTCCCCTCCCTTTATTTTTCTCGTGCTCCTGCCTTTAATTAAATCGCCCTTCTCTATTATTCTCTCCAGGTGCCATAAGTCATCAAGGCTTTCAGGAACCAATTCAAGAAAAGAATTCCTTTCATCAATCTTTAATGCTTTCATGCTATATTAAAAGAATTTGAATAAAACAATTTAAAACATTGCCAGCAGAAGTTTTTCATGGAATCAAAAAAAAGGATTGCAGTAATAAATTACAATAAATGCCAGCCTGAGGGCTGCGGCAACTTCTTGTGCGTGAGAGTCTGCCCGGTGAACAGGACTGCAAAAGACTGCATTACAATAGAGCAATTAAAGCACAAGCCAGTAATTTCTGAAGAGTTATGCATTGGCTGCCAGATCTGTTCAGTTAAATGTCCTTTCAGTGCAATCACAATCATAAACCTTGCAACAGAATTAAGCAATCCAATCCACCAGTATGACAAGAATGGTTTTCGTCTTTACGGCCTCCCTTACCCGAAAGAAGGCTCTGTGACAGGCCTCATAGGAAAGAACGGCACAGGAAAGACAACAGTAATGAAAATCTTATCCCAGCAGATAATTCCAAATTTAGGAGACTTAAAGGCAAAGCCTTCGACAGAAAAACTGGTTGAATTCTACAAAGGAAAAGAATTAGGTAATTTCTTCAAGAAAGCAAGAGAAGGCAATGCAAAGCTTTCCTTTAAGCCCCAGAACATCGAGGAAATACCAAAAAAAATTAAGGGAAAAGTAATTGATTTGCTCAAAAAAGCAGACGAAAGCAATTCACTGAAAGAAATTGCTGGAGCACTTGAACTAGAACAATTGTTCGACCATGAAATTTCAGAGCTTTCAACAGGAGAACTCCAAAGGCTGGCAATTGCTGCTGCCTCACTCAAAAAAGCAGAATACTATTTCTTTGATGAGCCTTCATCTTTTCTGGATGTAAGGCAGAGGCTTAATGCAGCAAAAGCCATAAATTCAATTGCAGAAAAAGGCAAGAGCGTCATAGTAATAGAGCACGACCTCGCATTATTAGATTACCTAAGCGACTACATTTTCATTTTGTTCGGCAAGCCTGCAGCGTACGGAATTGTAAGTAATGCAAAAAGCACTTTGAACGGCATAAATGAATTCCTGCAAGGCTTCCTGAAGAACGAAAACATAAGGTTCAGGGACAATGAACTTAAATTTGAAGTCAAGGCAGCGCAGTCAAGCGCAAAGAAAGACAAGTTCCTCTCCTATCCAACCATGGAGAAAAGATTTTCTTCCTTCAGCCTTCACGCAGAAGCAGGCGAACTAAAAGAAGGAGAAATAATTGGAATAATAGGCCCAAACGGAATTGGAAAAACAACCTTCATTAAAATGCTTGCAGGAGCCCTTGAGCCTGACAACACAAAAGTGGAATTGAAGATGAAGGTTTCCTATAAAGCCCAGAACCTTGAACCCCAAAAAATAAAAGTGCGGGAATTGTTCATCCAGCCTTCAATCGACTCAGAACTCTTTAAATCAGAAATAGAAAAGAAAATGGAATTAAAAGAATTAATGGAATTAAAATGCAGTGAATTGAGCGGGGGGGAATTACAAAAAGTGGCAATAGCCTTGTGCCTGAGCAGGCAGGCAGACATCTTCCTTCTTGACGAGCCTTCAGCTTTCATTGACGTTGAAGACAGGATTGCGACAGCAGAAGTAATAAGAAGCGTAATAGAAAAAAAGAAGAAGCTGGCAGTAATAGTAGACCACGACCTCTTATTCGTTGACGCAATCTCTGACACACTGATTGTATTCGAAGGCTCTTCCTCCATAAAAGGATTCGCCAGAGCACCGCAAGAAAAACACGATGGAATGAATTCCTTCCTTAAAGCAATGAATGTCACATTCAGGAGAGACCCAACAACAGGAAGGCCTCGCGCAAACAAATTAAATTCAGTTAAAGACAGGGAACAAAAAGAAAAAGGCGAATACTATTACACAAAATAAGAAGGAATCAATTTGAGCTCCATAACAGGAATAATCTCAAAAAAAAGGGAAGATGTGCCCCCCTATTTGATTGATTCTCTCTTCCAGTTAAGGCACAGAGGCAACGATTACTTCTCTATCACAATAAACAATGAGACCTTTACCTCAAACAGGCTCAGAGAAATCAGAGACAACTTCGCAAAAGGAAGCATTGGCCTGGCAACAGGAAAAAACTTTATTGCAGAAGAAGAAAGAGAAGAAGGAGTTCCATTATACTTTGACGGCAGAATATATCACCCAAAATTTAAGGAATTAATTGAAGGAAATAAAAGGGTTGAATTCAAAGCAAAAAAAATTCTGTCTTCAGTGCAAGGAAATTATGTTATTGCACTAAAAGAGAAGAATTGCCTGCACGCCTTCAGGGACTTCATTGGAGCAAAACCTTTATGGTATGGAGAGAACGATTCTTTCACTGCATTCTGCTCTGAGCCAGGGCCATTAAAAAAACTGGATATTTCTTTCCCTCAACCATTGCTTCCAGGTCATGTGCTCTCGGCAACAGCAAAAGGCATAAAAATACAAAAAATCTACGATTTAAGTGACTTCAGGAAAGCAATTCCAAAAAAAACCTCGCTCCAAAAACTCAAAAAAGCATTCCTGAATGCAGTTGAAATTGAAACCCAAGGCCTTAAAAAAACTTCAGTGCTCTTTTCCGCTGGCTTAGACTCAACGCTCACAGCAAAAATTGTAGGTGAAAGAATCCCTGACACAAAACTTATTACAGTAGGGGTACAGGACTCAGAAGACATTGCTTTTTCAGAAGAGATTGCACGAGAATTAGGCTTGCCTTTAAAGAAAAGGATAGTGAGAGAAGAAGAAATAATTGGATGTGCATTAAAGACCTTAAAGGCCTTGAGTTTCTTTGACTTAATGCAGTTGCAGATTGGAATGCCTGAATTCATTGCAGGAGAAGAATTAAAGAAAGAAAATTTAAGGACTGCTTTTGCAGGCCAGGGCTCTGATGAAATATTTGCAGGCTACTCCAATTACAAAACAATACTAAAAGAAAAGGGCTTCAAGGCAGTAGAAGAAGAAATCTGGATTTCATTAAAAGAATTGTGGCAGAGAAACCTTTTCCGCGATGAAATAATTTTCTCCCATCATTCAATTGAATTGTGTCTTCCTCTCCTTGAAAAAAACTTCCTCAGGCAAGCAATGGTTTTGCCTACAAAACAGAAAATTTATTCTTCGAAAGACGACCTAAGAAAAAGGGCCCTGAGAAAAATTGCCTTGCAGCTGGGCGTCCCAAAAAAGGTCTGCGAAAGAAAAAAGAAGGCCATGCAGTACGGCTCAGGCTTGGCCCCAAAAATAAGCAGGCTTTTTTCAGGAAAATAATTAAGTGCAGTCCGCCATTTCAGGCCTTAGCCTTGGCGAATAAGTATTGAAAATTACGTTCTTGTCCGCTTGGTAGTCATAGACAGTTACATTGCAGTCACCTATATTGCCTACGTCCTTGTCTGGATTACGCCAACTCAAATAAACCCTGTATGAATAATTAACATCTTTATAATAATTTGCTCTAACCAAATAGGAGTTATCCAGCACACTGTAATCCAAGCACTGCATTGAACAAGAAATATTCCTGTCATAATAGCTTATCCTGTTCCAATCATCATTGTTAGGAGCAACCCACACATTATAAGTTGTTGAAGTTAACTGGCAGTAGCACGCCCTTTGATTTGTTTCATTGTATGCGGCCAGAAGTTCATCTTCAATAAATGTACTGCTTTTATAGCAGGCGTAATTTACAAGCCTGTAAGGATCGCATTGAGTGTTTGCGTCAAGCAGCAGATTAACTATCCTGTTATCATAGTAGTCTCTTGCGTTCTGCATTTTGTAGGGCTCTTTCATCAGGAAGTCTCTTCCTATTTCCCTGTGCCTGCTTTCCTTTAAGCTTGCAGAATTGAATATTACTACTGCCATTATAACTAAAACCAATGCCCCGAGCATCATTCCATAAAATCCTTTTCTGTTCATTTCATCTTCCACCACAATACTTTTTCTCTATTAATGGATTCTGCCCAAGAGGGGCATTCACGTCTGCATTAAAAAGCGAATAACAGTAAGCGTAAGTTTTTCCTACAAAAAAGGCGTTCGTGTCATATAATCCCACATTTGAGGCATTCCAGTCGAAGTATGCTGCAACCATTGCTCTTCCT
Coding sequences:
- a CDS encoding Holliday junction resolvase-like protein, with amino-acid sequence MDEFIIALIVISFALIAVLAYFFYRKALQLERELNQLAFDKSSQSVKYGRISEQWIPLSEKFPFEKDKFKFLGQPIDGIVFGDDSIIFCEFKSTDTAQLNEAQKKVKELVKQKKIEWFEMKLHQ
- a CDS encoding ribosome biogenesis/translation initiation ATPase RLI, whose translation is MESKKRIAVINYNKCQPEGCGNFLCVRVCPVNRTAKDCITIEQLKHKPVISEELCIGCQICSVKCPFSAITIINLATELSNPIHQYDKNGFRLYGLPYPKEGSVTGLIGKNGTGKTTVMKILSQQIIPNLGDLKAKPSTEKLVEFYKGKELGNFFKKAREGNAKLSFKPQNIEEIPKKIKGKVIDLLKKADESNSLKEIAGALELEQLFDHEISELSTGELQRLAIAAASLKKAEYYFFDEPSSFLDVRQRLNAAKAINSIAEKGKSVIVIEHDLALLDYLSDYIFILFGKPAAYGIVSNAKSTLNGINEFLQGFLKNENIRFRDNELKFEVKAAQSSAKKDKFLSYPTMEKRFSSFSLHAEAGELKEGEIIGIIGPNGIGKTTFIKMLAGALEPDNTKVELKMKVSYKAQNLEPQKIKVRELFIQPSIDSELFKSEIEKKMELKELMELKCSELSGGELQKVAIALCLSRQADIFLLDEPSAFIDVEDRIATAEVIRSVIEKKKKLAVIVDHDLLFVDAISDTLIVFEGSSSIKGFARAPQEKHDGMNSFLKAMNVTFRRDPTTGRPRANKLNSVKDREQKEKGEYYYTK
- a CDS encoding mRNA surveillance protein pelota; translated protein: MKALKIDERNSFLELVPESLDDLWHLERIIEKGDLIKGRSTRKIKGGEGTKAEKIPVMVEVEVEKIEFHKDAVQLRISGPMTSMKPEEFLELGAHHAIEVGLGTKIQVKKKKLKQYQIERIKKAVSSTNKPKLLVVLLDDEQADFALVKDFGFDLKFSIRSERHGKQFKQEKEKENKYFSELLQKINDSKFDKVIIAGPGFTKEDFEKYLKEKNFKGNFFTESTNSVGITGLNELAKSGVIEKIIVDSLVAEETRLVENALIEIKRGSELIAYGIKEIEKAAESGAIKELLISDTKLLVEREEAEKLIEKLEQSKSIILVVSSQHEAGKILEGFGGMIAFLRFKVNY
- a CDS encoding tRNA uridine(34) 5-carboxymethylaminomethyl modification radical SAM/GNAT enzyme Elp3, producing the protein MNWKKYSIRIIQEIEKRKIHSGKELNELKLKLCEELQLKEMPSNATILSYAKKPGKELIQLLKTKPIRSISGIASVAIMAAPQKCPGECSYCPNSLIESNMPKSYTGLEPATMRAIANSFDPKKQIENRIEQLNATGHSTQKIELIIMGGTFLASAQNYQKRFMQSCYKAVTGRRTSSMQEALKELEKTRNRLVGITFETRPDFCNKKEINRMLLFGGTRVELGVQNPDNEIYRKISRGHTVKEVINATQLLKDSAFKVCYHLMPGLPFSNPRKDLAMFKKIFSRNEFKPDMAKIYPCLVIKGTKLYEQWRKGLYEPYSTEEAAELIAKAKSFFPKWVRVMRVQRDIPSTVVAAGVKHTNLRQLIEEKMKEKGIKCNCIRCREIGHALLKKPEIEEELSEPKILVEEYNANKGKEFFISLEDTKNNLLYGFCRLRKPFNPFRKEINERTVLVRELHIYSESLPLKVKPHKREFQHRGFGKKLLEKAEEIAAEELGCKKLLVISGLGVKEYYKKLGFKDDGLYVSKSIA
- a CDS encoding asparagine synthetase B produces the protein MSSITGIISKKREDVPPYLIDSLFQLRHRGNDYFSITINNETFTSNRLREIRDNFAKGSIGLATGKNFIAEEEREEGVPLYFDGRIYHPKFKELIEGNKRVEFKAKKILSSVQGNYVIALKEKNCLHAFRDFIGAKPLWYGENDSFTAFCSEPGPLKKLDISFPQPLLPGHVLSATAKGIKIQKIYDLSDFRKAIPKKTSLQKLKKAFLNAVEIETQGLKKTSVLFSAGLDSTLTAKIVGERIPDTKLITVGVQDSEDIAFSEEIARELGLPLKKRIVREEEIIGCALKTLKALSFFDLMQLQIGMPEFIAGEELKKENLRTAFAGQGSDEIFAGYSNYKTILKEKGFKAVEEEIWISLKELWQRNLFRDEIIFSHHSIELCLPLLEKNFLRQAMVLPTKQKIYSSKDDLRKRALRKIALQLGVPKKVCERKKKAMQYGSGLAPKISRLFSGK